The following are encoded together in the Zingiber officinale cultivar Zhangliang chromosome 8A, Zo_v1.1, whole genome shotgun sequence genome:
- the LOC122008682 gene encoding S-adenosylmethionine decarboxylase proenzyme-like has translation MALTTMTGSPDLALVSAIGFEGFEKRLEITFSEASIFARPHAHGLRSLSRAQIDSVLDLACCTIVSQLANNDFDSYVLSESSLFVYPYKIIIKTCGTTKLLLSIPRILELAAELSLSLQSVKYSRGTFIFPSVQPAPYHSFSEEVSVLNGFFGDLKSGGNAYVISDPLMPDRKWHIYYATEKPEHPMVTLEMCMTGLDTGRASIFFKNNVAASATEMTKFSGISEIIPEMEICDFDFEPCGYSMNGISGPALSTVHVTPEDGFSYASYEAMGFHPESQSYNDLVERVLSCFGPSEFSVAVTIFGGREQAASWGKEVDVYGYNCGEMIEQELPDGGLLIYQSFSASPVTAPVSPRSILHPWERENQESIATAKDEDELLMMMMMEKGRKAESQEIQVF, from the coding sequence ATGGCATTGACGACGATGACTGGCTCTCCTGACCTTGCTCTTGTTTCTGCAATCGGGTTCGAGGGGTTCGAGAAACGCTTGGAGATCACCTTCTCTGAGGCATCAATCTTCGCTCGCCCTCATGCCCATGGCCTGCGCTCCCTCTCTCGGGCACAGATTGACTCTGTTCTGGATTTGGCATGCTGCACCATCGTGTCTCAATTGGCTAACAATGACTTCGACTCCTACGTACTCTCCGAGTCGAGCCTCTTCGTCTACCCTTACAAGATCATCATCAAGACTTGCGGGACCACAAAGCTCCTCCTTTCCATTCCTAGAatcctcgagcttgcagcagagCTTTCGCTCTCTCTTCAATCCGTTAAGTACTCTCGGGGAACCTTCATCTTCCCGAGCGTGCAACCAGCCCCGTACCACAGCTTCTCTGAAGAAGTTTCTGTCCTCAATGGCTTCTTCGGCGACCTCAAGTCCGGTGGCAATGCTTATGTTATCAGTGATCCCTTAATGCCGGACCGCAAATGGCACATCTACTATGCTACTGAGAAGCCCGAGCATCCTATGGTCACTCTGGAGATGTGTATGACTGGATTGGACACTGGACGAGCTTCCATCTTCTTCAAGAACAATGTTGCTGCTTCTGCCACTGAGATGACGAAGTTCTCAGGGATCTCTGAAATCATCCCTGAGATGGAAATCTGCGACTTCGACTTCGAGCCTTGCGGCTACTCCATGAACGGGATATCTGGGCCAGCACTCTCTACCGTCCATGTAACACCAGAGGACGGTTTCAGCTATGCAAGCTACGAGGCCATGGGGTTCCACCCTGAGTCCCAATCATACAACGACTTGGTCGAAAGGGTCCTCTCCTGCTTCGGCCCTTCTGAATTCTCTGTTGCTGTCACCATATTTGGAGGACGTGAGCAAGCTGCCTCATGGGGAAAGGAAGTTGACGTATATGGTTACAATTGCGGGGAAATGATAGAGCAGGAGCTGCCTGACGGAGGATTACTGATCTACCAGAGTTTTTCTGCTTCCCCTGTGACAGCTCCTGTGTCACCGAGGTCCATCTTGCACCCCTGGGAAAGAGAGAACCAGGAGAGTATTGCGACTGCAAAGGATGAGGATGAGcttctgatgatgatgatgatggagaAGGGAAGGAAAGCTGAGAGTCAGGAAATTCAAGTGTTTTAG
- the LOC122008685 gene encoding uncharacterized protein At5g64816-like, producing the protein MVDVWWSLLGAAIPAIIAGQVIRVRRRHADEQRLKNARGRENSDEIFVCERVCTSKRMLKKVGAFSKDPIVDTCVTVCGVSELDACADACARTVCVNQHQVPNWNDICMKRCQSECLRLSASSI; encoded by the coding sequence ATGGTAGATGTATGGTGGTCATTGCTAGGGGCTGCGATTCCAGCCATCATAGCGGGGCAAGTCATCAGAGTAAGAAGGCGACATGCAGATGAACAAAGGCTCAAGAATGCTCGCGGCCGCGAGAACTCTGATGAAATCTTCGTCTGCGAGAGAGTCTGTACTTCGAAGAGAATGCTGAAGAAGGTCGGCGCATTTTCTAAGGATCCGATCGTCGACACGTGTGTCACCGTGTGTGGTGTCTCGGAACTTGATGCGTGTGCTGATGCCTGTGCTAGGACTGTCTGTGTTAACCAACACCAAGTGCCCAATTGGAACGACATCTGCATGAAGAGGTGCCAAAGCGAATGCCTCAGGCTCTCTGCATCTTCGATTTGA
- the LOC122008683 gene encoding protein RAE1-like, producing MASFGSLGVAAAGNANPNKSMEVVPAPSDSVSSLSFSPKGNYLVATSWDNQVRCWEILAGSSQPKASISHDHPVLCSTWKDDGTTVFSGGCDKIVKMWPLMSGGQPTTVAAHDAPIKDIAWIQQMNLLVTGSWDKTLRYWDTRQAQPVHSQQLPERCYSLSVQYPLMVVGTADRQIQIFNLQNPQTVFKTITSPLKYQTRCLSAFPDQQGFLVGSIEGRVGVHHLDDAQQSKNFTFKCHREGNEIYSVNSMNFHPVHHTFATAGSDGAFNFWDKDSKQRLKAMSRCPYPIPCSTFNHDGSIFAYAVCYDWSKGAENHNPATAKTYIYLHNPQESEVKAKPRLGTGSRK from the exons ATGGCGAGCTTTGGTAGCTTGGGTGTTGCTGCAGCTGGAAATGCAAACCCTAACAAGTCTATGGAG GTTGTTCCTGCTCCAAGTGACTCCGTTTCTAGCCTTAGTTTCAGCCCAAAGGGAAATTACCTTGTTGCCACATCCTGGGATAATCAG GTTAGGTGCTGGGAAATTTTGGCCGGTAGTAGTCAACCAAAAGCTTCAATATCACATGATCATCCG GTTTTGTGCTCTACTTGGAAGGATGATGGGACAACAGTTTTTTCAGGAGGCTGTGATAAAATAGTAAAGATGTGGCCTTTGATGTCTGGTGGACAACCTACAACTGTTGCTGCACATGATGCACCGATTAAAGATATTGCCTGGATACAACAAATGAATCTCCTGGTTACAGGGAGCTGGGACAAGACACTCAG GTACTGGGATACTCGACAAGCGCAGCCTGTCCATAGTCAGCAGCTTCCTGAACGATGCTATTCTCTGTCAGTGCAGTACCCTTTGATGGTTGTTGGCACTGCAGATCGacagattcaaatttttaacttgCAAAACCCTCAG ACAGTGTTCAAGACAATCACATCGCCTTTGAAGTACCAGACAAGATGCCTTTCTGCATTCCCTGATCAGCAAGGGTTTCTG GTGGGATCAATAGAAGGGAGAGTTGGCGTGCACCATCTTGACGATGCACAACAAAGCAAAAATTTCACATTCAAGTGCCACAGAGAAGGCAACGAAATATATTCTGTGAACTCAATGAACTTCCATCCT GTTCATCATACATTTGCCACTGCTGGGTCTGATGGCGCATTTAATTTCTGGGACAAGGACAGCAAACAAAGACTGAAG GCAATGAGTAGGTGCCCATATCCCATTCCATGTAGCACTTTCAACCATGATGGTTCAATTTTTGCTTATGCT GTCTGCTACGACTGGAGCAAAGGTGCTGAAAACCACAATCCAGCTACGGCAAAAACATACATCTACCTTCACAATCCACAG GAATCAGAAGTGAAAGCAAAACCACGCCTTGGAACTGGAAGCCGTAAGTAA